One genomic region from Candidatus Angelobacter sp. encodes:
- a CDS encoding UDP-glucose/GDP-mannose dehydrogenase family protein yields the protein MKITIVGTGYVGLVTGTCFAEAGHRVVCVDCDSEKVKTLREGGIPIYEPGLAELVKKNVSEDRLAFTTSTKEGVDRSDVIFIAVPTPPLPDGGVDLSFIEGVARDIAAAMTSYKIVVDKSTVPVKTGEKVAETIKRYCKARVEFDVVSNPEFLREGFAVDDFMRPDRVVIGVSSERPVQAMKEVYAPYHAPIVVTDINSAELIKHAANSFLALKISYINAISVICEAAGANVQEVANGIGMDARIGRRFLDAGLGFGGSCFPKDLSAFIKISEQVGYDFRLLREVQHINVLQMERFVKKITDTLWVLKEKTIGVLGLAFKQNTDDVRMSPAIDLCHRLQKEGAVLRVHDPKAMEKAKGVLSKVTYVADMNAVAEGCDALVVATEWPEFKKLDLERARKDMTHPIMFDGRNLFDPKEMERLGFIYKSIGR from the coding sequence ATGAAAATTACAATTGTCGGCACGGGCTATGTCGGGCTGGTGACGGGCACTTGTTTCGCCGAAGCCGGTCACCGGGTTGTCTGCGTTGATTGCGACTCGGAAAAGGTAAAGACGCTTCGAGAAGGCGGCATTCCCATCTATGAGCCGGGGCTGGCCGAGCTGGTAAAAAAGAATGTATCCGAAGACCGGCTCGCTTTCACCACCAGCACGAAAGAAGGCGTTGACAGATCGGACGTTATTTTTATCGCGGTACCAACACCTCCATTGCCGGATGGGGGGGTGGACCTGAGTTTCATCGAGGGCGTTGCCCGTGACATCGCCGCGGCCATGACGAGCTACAAAATCGTGGTCGATAAGAGCACGGTGCCGGTGAAAACCGGCGAGAAAGTGGCGGAGACCATCAAGCGATACTGCAAAGCCAGGGTCGAGTTCGACGTGGTGAGCAATCCGGAATTCCTGCGGGAGGGGTTTGCGGTCGATGATTTCATGCGGCCCGATCGCGTCGTGATTGGTGTATCATCGGAGCGTCCGGTGCAGGCAATGAAGGAGGTTTATGCGCCTTACCACGCGCCAATTGTCGTCACCGACATCAACTCCGCGGAATTGATCAAACACGCGGCGAACTCATTCCTCGCACTCAAGATTTCTTACATCAACGCGATTTCTGTCATTTGTGAAGCTGCGGGCGCCAATGTGCAGGAGGTGGCCAACGGAATTGGAATGGACGCGCGCATCGGGCGGCGCTTTCTCGACGCCGGGCTTGGTTTTGGCGGCAGTTGTTTTCCGAAAGACTTGAGCGCGTTCATCAAGATATCAGAACAGGTGGGTTACGATTTTCGGCTGCTCCGGGAAGTGCAACACATCAATGTGCTGCAGATGGAGCGTTTCGTGAAGAAAATCACGGATACCCTCTGGGTGTTAAAGGAAAAGACTATCGGCGTGCTCGGCCTGGCATTCAAGCAGAACACGGACGACGTCCGCATGTCACCGGCGATTGATTTGTGCCACCGGCTCCAAAAGGAGGGTGCGGTCCTGCGCGTGCATGATCCGAAGGCGATGGAAAAGGCGAAAGGAGTGCTGTCGAAGGTGACTTACGTCGCGGATATGAATGCAGTGGCGGAAGGCTGCGACGCGCTGGTCGTCGCCACAGAATGGCCGGAATTTAAAAAACTGGACCTTGAGCGGGCC